The Ciconia boyciana chromosome 2, ASM3463844v1, whole genome shotgun sequence genome has a segment encoding these proteins:
- the RRM2B gene encoding ribonucleoside-diphosphate reductase subunit M2 B has protein sequence MGEHRGRAALQEAAGPERRSSPSAAENGLDPDEEPLLRKNPHRFVIFPIQYPDIWKMYKQAQASFWTAEEVDLSKDLPHWNKLKADEKYFISHVLAFFAASDGIVNENLVARFSQEVQIPEARCFYGFQILIENVHSEMYSLLIDTYIKDPEKRDFLFNAIETMPCVKKKADWALKWIEDRESTFGERVVAFAAVEGIFFSGSFAAIFWLKKRGLMPGLTFSNELISRDEGLHCDFACLMFHYLVNRPSEERVREIIINAVEIEQEFLTEALPVGLIGMNCTLMKQYIEFVADRLLMELGFSKVFHAENPFDFMENISLEGKTNFFEKRVSEYQRFAVMAETMDNVFTLDADF, from the exons AGGTCCTCTCCGAGTGCTGCTGAAAATGGCTTGGACCCTGACGAGGAGCCTCTTCTCAGAAAAAATCCCCATCGGTTCGTCATCTTCCCCATCCAGTATCCAGACATATGGAAAATGTATAAGCAGGCTCAGGCCTCCTTTTGGACAGCCGAAGAG gTTGATTTGTCAAAGGACCTTCCTCACTGGAACAAGctgaaagcagatgaaaaatactttatctCTCATGTTCTGGCATTTTTTGCAGCCAGTGATGGAATTGTAAATGAAAACCTG GTGGCGCGTTTTAGTCAGGAGGTGCAGATCCCAGAAGCTCGTTGTTTCTATGGCTTTCAGATTCTCATTGAGAACGTTCACTCAGAGATGTACAGCTTGCTCATAGACACCTACATCAAAGATCCTGAGAAAAG GGATTTCTTATTTAATGCTATTGAAACAATGCCTTGTGTCAAGAAGAAAGCAGACTGGGCTCTGAAGTGGATTGAAGACAGAGAATCCACTTTTG GTGAGAGAGTGGTTGCTTTTGCTGCAGTTGAAGGCATCTTCTTTTCGGGTTCCTTTGCTGCTATATTTTGGCTGAAGAAGAGAGGCCTGATGCCTGGGCTGACTTTCTCCAATGAGCTTATTAGCAGAGATGAG GGTCTACACTGTGATTTTGCTTGTCTAATGTTCCATTACTTAGTGAACAGACCGTCAGAAGAGCGGGTCCGTGAGATCATCATTAATGCTGTTGAAATTGAGCAG GAGTTTCTAACAGAGGCGTTACCTGTAGGTCTGATTGGAATGAATTGCACTTTGATGAAACAATATATTGAATTTGTCGCAGACCGGTTACTAATGGAGCTTGGGTTCTCAAAG GTCTTTCATGCAGAAAATCCTTTTGATTTCATGGAGAATATttctctggaaggaaaaacaaatttctttgAGAAGCGGGTTTCGGAATATCAGCGTTTTGCTGTTATGGCAGAAACAATGGACAATGTCTTCACTCTGGATGCAGATTTTTGA